Proteins encoded together in one Thermophilibacter immobilis window:
- a CDS encoding YARHG domain-containing protein, producing MRLTPVTAGAPPAFTLQTYFDEKTWYRQTYTPEEFDGLINQLNVTEQANADAISAIEGSRGSPHL from the coding sequence ATGAGACTTACGCCCGTCACGGCAGGCGCTCCCCCCGCCTTCACCCTCCAGACGTACTTCGACGAGAAGACCTGGTACCGCCAGACGTACACTCCCGAGGAGTTCGACGGGCTGATCAATCAGCTCAACGTCACCGAGCAGGCCAACGCGGACGCCATCTCTGCCATCGAGGGGTCTCGCGGCTCGCCTCACCTCTAG
- the rplL gene encoding 50S ribosomal protein L7/L12 translates to MAVTKEEIVEALKEMPALELSELVHELEDVFGVSAAAPVAVAAAAPAAAAEEEEEKTNFDVVLESFGDNKIAVIKVVRSLTSLGLKEAKDVVESAPKAVLEGAKKEDAEAAKKQLEEAGASVTLK, encoded by the coding sequence ATGGCTGTCACCAAGGAAGAGATCGTCGAGGCCCTCAAGGAGATGCCCGCCCTTGAGCTCTCCGAGCTCGTCCACGAGCTGGAGGACGTCTTTGGCGTCTCCGCTGCCGCCCCCGTCGCCGTTGCCGCTGCTGCCCCGGCCGCCGCTGCCGAAGAGGAGGAGGAGAAGACCAATTTTGACGTGGTCCTCGAGTCCTTCGGCGACAACAAGATCGCCGTCATCAAGGTCGTTCGCTCGCTGACCAGCCTCGGCCTCAAGGAGGCCAAGGATGTCGTCGAGAGCGCCCCCAAGGCCGTCCTCGAGGGCGCCAAGAAGGAGGACGCCGAGGCCGCCAAGAAGCAGCTCGAGGAGGCCGGCGCCTCCGTCACCCTCAAGTAA
- the rplJ gene encoding 50S ribosomal protein L10 yields the protein MPSQSNQAMLDKVAVSLEASKGVFVVDYQGLSVKETQEVRRALTAAGAHMKVYKNNIVKIALKNAEMPQIDEQLSGTCAYVFYEKDPVDAAKVIKEQSEKLKKMAFVGGIADGKALSAENAQAYADLPSREELLAKLVYVIGSPLSGIAQVCAGPARGLATALQAVADQKNAA from the coding sequence ATGCCATCCCAGTCCAACCAAGCCATGCTCGACAAGGTCGCCGTCTCCCTCGAGGCCTCCAAGGGCGTCTTCGTCGTGGATTACCAGGGGCTCTCCGTCAAGGAGACTCAGGAGGTCCGTCGCGCGCTGACGGCTGCAGGCGCCCACATGAAGGTGTACAAGAACAACATCGTCAAGATCGCCCTCAAGAACGCCGAGATGCCCCAGATCGACGAGCAGCTGTCCGGTACCTGCGCCTACGTCTTCTACGAGAAGGATCCCGTCGACGCCGCCAAGGTGATCAAGGAACAGTCCGAGAAGCTCAAGAAGATGGCCTTTGTCGGCGGCATCGCTGACGGCAAGGCCCTCTCCGCCGAGAACGCCCAGGCCTATGCTGACCTGCCCTCCCGCGAGGAGCTCCTGGCCAAGCTCGTCTACGTCATCGGCAGCCCGCTGTCCGGCATCGCCCAGGTCTGCGCCGGTCCCGCCCGAGGCCTCGCAACGGCCCTTCAGGCCGTCGCCGACCAGAAGAACGCCGCCTAG
- the rplA gene encoding 50S ribosomal protein L1, with protein sequence MAKHGKNYRAATKKVEQSKLYTPKEAMGLVKELSSAKFDETVEVAIRLGVDTRKADQNIRGSISLPHGTGKTVRVAVFAEGEKAREAEAAGADIVGSDDLVAQIQAGNLDFDAAIATPNMMGKVGRLGKILGPRGLMPNPKLGTVTMDVTKMVEELKAGRVEYRADRYGICHVPMGKASFELSQLVENYAALLTELLRVKPSSAKGKYVKSIVVSSTMGTGVKVDSSKTRDFMED encoded by the coding sequence ATGGCAAAGCACGGAAAGAACTACCGGGCCGCGACCAAGAAGGTCGAGCAGTCCAAGCTCTACACCCCCAAGGAGGCCATGGGTCTGGTCAAGGAGCTCTCCTCGGCCAAGTTCGACGAGACCGTCGAGGTGGCCATCCGCCTGGGCGTCGACACCCGCAAGGCGGACCAGAACATCCGCGGCTCCATCTCGCTTCCCCATGGCACGGGCAAGACCGTGCGCGTCGCCGTCTTCGCCGAGGGCGAGAAGGCACGCGAGGCCGAGGCCGCTGGCGCCGACATCGTGGGCTCCGATGACCTCGTCGCCCAGATCCAGGCCGGCAACCTCGACTTCGACGCCGCGATCGCCACGCCCAACATGATGGGCAAGGTCGGACGGCTCGGCAAGATTCTCGGTCCCCGCGGCCTCATGCCCAACCCCAAGCTCGGCACGGTTACCATGGACGTCACCAAGATGGTCGAGGAGCTCAAGGCCGGTCGCGTGGAGTACCGCGCTGACCGCTATGGCATCTGCCACGTGCCCATGGGTAAGGCCTCCTTCGAGCTCTCCCAGCTCGTCGAGAACTACGCCGCCCTGCTCACCGAGCTCCTGCGCGTGAAGCCGTCGAGCGCCAAGGGCAAGTACGTCAAGTCCATCGTCGTCTCCAGCACGATGGGCACGGGCGTCAAGGTCGACTCCTCCAAGACGCGCGACTTCATGGAGGACTAG